Part of the Clostridia bacterium genome is shown below.
TTTTGCCGATAATTTCCCTTTAATGGTTTGGCAAACAGGCAGTGGTACCCAAACCAATATGAATGTTAATGAGGTCATTGCTTACCGGGCCAACCAAATTTTAGGTGAAAATTTGGTCGATCCCCATGACCACGTTAATTTGGGTCAGAGTTCTAATGATGTTTTCCCTACCGCAATACATTTAGCGGGAGTAGTGGCTGTGGAAGATCGCTTGATCCCGGTTCTAGAAAAATTAGAAAAAACCTTAAACCAAAAAAGCCAAGCCTATAATCAGGTGTTAAAATTGGGACGTACACATTTACAGGATGCTTTGCCACTTACTTTTGGGCAAGAAATAAGTGCATGGATGCTGATCTTTAGTAAGCATTTGAAATGTTTAAAAGAGAATTTGAATTGTTTGCGGGAACTAGCGATTGGTGGTACCGCGGTAGGCACAGGTTATGGTACACACCCGGAATTTGCCGCTAAAGTAGTGAGATTATTACAAAAAGCAACTGGAAAGAAATTAGCTGTTGCTTCTAATAAATTTTATGCCTTGACTAGCCAGTCCCCTCTGGTAATTGTACATGGAATTTTAAAAGCCTTGGCTGCCGATATAATGAAAATGGCCAATGATCTTAGCTGGTTGGCTAGTGGTCCGCGTTGTGGTTTGGGTGAAATAGAATTACCAGCTAATGAGCCTGGTAGTTCCATGATGCCGGGTAAGATTAATCCCACACAATGTGAGGCGATAACTATGGTTGCCTGTCAGGTAATGGGAAATGATTTAAGTATTTCCCTTGCTGCCAGTCAAGGTCAGTTGCAGTTAAATACCTTTATGCCGGTTTGTGCTTATAATTTCTTGCAATCTTTGGATTTATTAAGTAGTGGTTTAGCTTCTTTTGAGCAGCATTGTTTACGAGGTTTAAAACCGTGTGTGCAACAAATGCAATTTTATGTGGATAATTCCCTAATGTTGGCTACAGCCTTGAGTCGGCATTTGGGATATGAAAAAACGGCTGTGATTGTTAATAAAGCTATCCGGGAAAATTTAACTCTTAAAACTGCTGCTTTAGAGGTGTTAACTGAGGCGAAGTTTAAAGAATATGTTCAACCAGAAAAAATGGTTTAAAAAGGAGCGAAATCTAGTGGATTATCGGCAAAAAGCTTTGGAATTACATCAGCGTTTGCGGGGGAAAATAGGGATTTATAATAAAATTAATTTACAGAATGAAGCTGATTTGGCTTTAGTTTATACTCCTGGGGTTGCTGAACCTTGTAAATTGATAGCCCAGAATAAAGAATTGGCTTATCAGTATACTGCTAAAGGTAATCTTTTGGCGGTGGTTACTGATGGTACAGCAGTTTTAGGCTTAGGGAATCTTGGCCCAGAGGCAGCTCTGCCGGTAATCGAAGGTAAATGTTTTTTATTCAAGGAATTTGCTGACATTGATGCTTTGCCACTTTGTTTGGGGACAACTGATGTTGATGAAATTGTGGAAACAATTATTCATCTAGCCCCTACTTTTGGCGGCATCAATTTAGAAGATATTAGCAGTCCCCGCTGTTTTGCAATTTTAAGGAAATTAAAACAAAAATTAAGTATCCCCGTTTTTCATGATGACTGTCAAGGTACGGCTGTAGTCGTCTTGGCGGCTTTAATTAATGCTGCTCAGATTTTAAAGCGAGATTTAAGACAATTGGAAATAGTGATTAATGGTGTGGGAGCAGCTGGTATAGGTATTGCGGAACTTTTAAAAGCTGCAGGTTTACAAAAGTTAATTTTATGTACACGGGAGGGGGCCCTTTATCCGGGTTGTCCACAAAAATTAGATGAAGAGCAGTTTCGTTTAGTTAAAAGTACTAATCCGGAGCGAAAAAAAGGTAAATTATTAGAGGTGCTCAGTGGAGCCGATGTTTTCATCGGTGTCTCCGGGCCACAGGTTTTAAACAGAGAAATGATTCGCAAGATGAACTCACAGCCCATCATCTTTGCCTTGGCTAATCCTTTGCCAGAGATTAAACCTGAGGAAGCTTTGGCCGCTGGGGCCTTTATTGTGGGTACAGGTCGTTCGGATTATCCCAATCAAATTAATAATTTATTGGCCTTTCCCGGTATTTTTCGCGGTGCCTTGGCTGTGCAGGCTAAGGAAATTAATGAACTGATGCTTTTGGAGGCAGCACGGGCCTTAGCTCAAATAATTGTACCTAGTAAAACTAGGCTTTTGCCTAAGGTGTTTGATTCTCGTGTAAGTACTGTTTTGGCAGAGGCTGTGGCGGCAGCGGCATTTAAATCAGGAGTAGTGAGATAGAAATTGTTCAAGAAGATCGAAACGGCGCTGTCGGCGATAGGGGGTATGGTTTTGAGGGGTTTGCCAAATTTCTTTAAGAGGTGTACCTTCTAAATAGTGGAGGGCTTGTTGGCAATCTCCGATAATTGTGGCAGCAATATTTTGGGTATGGGTCATTGTCCGTAAGGGTGATCCTAATTGGTGGTGGGAAATGGTGGCCCCCAGTCCAATTCGGAATTTGTTTTCAGCAGTCCAAGCTAGGGCTAGGGGAGGAATGGCTAATGTTTTCAAGGGTATGGAAGTTAATAATTTTCCGGAAATTGCATGTGGGCCATGACTGGGAGTAGCTAAACCAATTTGGGGTACTAGCCCCAGTTTTTTATTGACTTTATAGCGATATTTTAAAACTAGGTTGGCTAGATCAGTGGTGGCGGGAGTAGGATAACAATTGGTTAAGGCTAAATCTAACCCTTGTTTAATTCCTTTAAGTAAATTTTGTAATGTAGAACCAAGTGGACCACACATATCACCATCAAGAAAAAGTAGGGCTGTGGGCTTGTATTGTTTAGCATATGCAGCTCCCACGGCCCTAGGTATATCTAAACCTAAGGGGACGGGAAAGGAGATTAAGTCAATGTTTTGCGGGGAATTTATTTGTAGGATTTTATTTTCGGTACAATCTGTACAGCCATTAGCCACAAAAATAAGTTGCTGTAAATTACAGGATTGTAAATTTTTAAGAACAAAGGCAATGTTTTTTGCCTCATTATAAGCAGGGATAACGGCTATTTGCATTTATTTTCCTCCTTTTGTGGTAGCTTGTTCTATGCTATGTATTGTAGACCTATGAGGTGCAATTTTTTAGAACCATATTTCCCTTTTAAACCTATAATGATAATGAAAGGACTAATTGTGCGGATTAATAAATCCGCAAGATGGGGAGATGACAAATGCGAGAACATTTGCAAATAGGCGATATTGTAGGCCGTAAATCCCATGGTAGTGATATTTTGTTTCGTATCGTTAAAATTGTTCACGAAGGTAATGAGGAAAAGGCTTTTTTAAGAGGTGTGGATATTAGGTTGTATGCTGATGCACCATTGTGTGATTTAGAGAAAAAAATTTTGTCCGAGATCAGCAGATATAGGCAGGAATATATTAAAAAAAATTCTGCCTGCTTGCGTCGTATTTTTGAACGCCGTTTGGAGGAAAAAACTAATTTTTTTTTGAAAAGAAGCTCTGATTTAAAAAAAAATCAACTTAATGGTTTTAGTTATTATGAAATTCCCGGTCGCGTTTTACATTTAGATGGTGATAAAGATTATTTGCAGTTATGTAAAACTACTTATGCACAATTAAACATTAAAATGGATGGATTTGAAGTACCAGAAAAAAAACAACCAGAATTAGTAGGAAAATATTTGGAAGAATATGCTCCCAATATTTTAGTTTTGACAGGTCATGATGGTTTCTTGAAAAATGCTACAGACTTTAAAGATTTGTGTAATTATCGTAATTCGGCTTATTTTTTTAAAGCAGTTCGCAAAGCCCGTGAATATGAACCGAGTCGTGATGATTTAATTATTTTTGCCGGGGCCTGTCAGTCACATTATGAGGCTTTAATTGCCGCTGGTGCTAATTTTGCTAGTTCACCTCAGAGGATTTTTATTCATGCTTTTGATCCGGTTTTTATTGCGGAAAAACTAGCCTATAGTTCTATTTACGAGACTATATGTGTTAAAGATGTTTTAAATAATACGATTACTGGTTTAGATGGAGTGGGAGGTATTGAAACAAGGGGGTGTTTGCGTTTGGGTTATCCCCAATCACCTTATTAATCTTCATTAATTTAAATTTTCTTGGAAAAAAATGATTTTTCGATTGACAAGCACTAAAGCGGTTTAGTATAATTATTAGTTTGTTTGACAAGGCTCTAGTCTCATGTTATAATTGGTTTGTTGATTAATGAAAGAGGGTGGTGTTTTGTCAGCAAAAAGGGTTTTCGCGGAAATTAAACGTGGTTTGGAGCCATTTGTCGGTAATAAAATTAAACTAAAGGCTAATCGCGGTCGTCGAAGAATTATAGAAAAAATAGGTGTCTTGGAAAATATTTATCCCAATATTTTTGTGGTTTGTGTAGATGAGAAACAGGTTAAACGCCGCATTTCCTTTACTTATGCTGATATCTTAACAGATACGGTACAAGTAACTGTTTTTGATGGTGACAAAAATATTAGAATAACCGCTGATGGTTTTTAATTATCAGCGGTTTTTTTAGTCATATTTTGCCACACCCCTTAAATTCTATTAAAAAGGGGTTTTTTTAATGTTTAAGCAGCTTCCCGCGGTGGGAAGCATCTTTAAGGAAAAGATTGCGGGTTTGTCTGGGGAGAAAACAAAGGCGTAAAATTAAGATGATTAATCTATTTAAGGGGGCGAGGTGGACGATGAAACAGCGTTTATTTAAAGGCCTGGGTTTCTTTTTGTTGGGGATGCTCTTTTTCTGCAGTTGGGATGTAATTCCGGTTTATGCCGAGAATTTAGTTTACCGCACCTTGGTACTTGGTAAAGATGTGGTGCAAATTCGTCCTAATGAAAAGGATCAAGAGGTTTATGAATTCTTGTTTAATGAACAAGTAGTAATGCGTTATCGTACGATGTCTCAGGGTTTAAGTGCCTCAGAACGGGCTTTGGTTCTTTGGGAAAGGGTAAATAATTTTGGTCAGGCGTTATCCCAGGGTGAAATTAAAGTAGCTGTTTGGCAGGGGAATTATGTAATTTTGCTTGATGAACAATTATTACTTACGGTAACCGCGGCTGATTATTTGGCTAATAATTCTACGGCTGAGGGTTTGGCCAATGTTTGGGCAACAAATTTTAAAAAAGCACGTCAAATTAAACCTCTGGTAGAAATAGTGCCGGAAATTTCACACAAGGAACCACTACTTCGGGATGAGGAAATTCCGGAAGTGGCGGACTCAGAAGAAATAAAAATGTGGGAATTGGTTAATGCGGAAAGGGCTAAGGCTGGTGTGCCGCCTGTGGAGTTTGATGAAGGCTTGGCAGAAGTGGCCTGTTTGAAATCAGCTGATCTGATTACTCATAATTATTTTAGTCATCATTCACCTACATATGGGGATCCTTTTGTGATGTTAAAATCATTTGGTATTACCTATAATTATGCTGGGGAAAATTTGGCAGGTAGCCCCACTGTAGAGATAGCTCATCAGAATTTGATGGCTTCACCTGGACATCGAAAAAATATTCTTAATCCTAATTTTACGCACTTAGGAATTGGGATTGTAAAGGGTGGGCCCTATGGCCAAATGTTTACCCAACTGTTTACTGGTTGAGACACAATAAAGACCGACTTTTCATATCATAAAGTAATAAAATAATTGTAAGGCACAGATATTTAGTTGAAAAGGAGGTCGTGTCAGCATGGATATTACCGTTGAAACGCGTCGTTTAAAGGTGGAAAATGTTGTTGGGGAAGCTGTTAAACAGGTGAATGTCGTTCGTAATATTACCTTGCCCGTAAAGGCGAAAAAGATTGAAAGTATTGATGCCAAAATTGAAAATGTGAAGCATAAGATTATTGATAATAAAATAGTTGTGGAGGCAGATCTTAAAAAACAGGTTTATTATGTAGAGTGTTATTCTGGGCATGTACAGGAATATACTGTACCTACGGAAAAGGTTACCGAATTTGTGCACCTAAAAGGTGCTGTACCGGGAATGGATGCAAGGGTAAGTGTTTCCATAGAATATTGTGATGTAGAAGGTGTTTATTTACGAGATAGTAAAAAATGTTATCGTCAGTTTCAGCAAACCTGTATTTTAAAAATAAAGGTAAGAGTAATTGAAATGGTTGAAATTGATGTAGTCACTAATGTGCTTGGGGAAGGGATTGAGCCTACCTTTGCCACGGTAACCATCGATAATATTATTGGGGTTGGGGTAAAACAGCATAATATTAGTGATAGTTTAGTGGAACTACCGGCAGCCACAAAAAAGATTAAAAGTATTGACGCAGAAATAGAAGATATTGAGGAAAAGGTTATTCCCGGGAAAGTTATTGTTAAAGGGAATTTGCACAAACAAATTTATTATGTACTTAGTCCTTGTGGTGAGGTAAAGGAAATGTCGGTTGATGTTCCTTTTACTGTTTTTGTACCAGTGGAAGGGGCACGTAAAGGAGCTAATATTTCTACTGATATTGAAATTGAATATATTGATAGTGAATTGATTACTAGAGACTGCCGCAAATTTGTTCGAGAAACCGTGGTTATTAAATTAAGAGCCAGTGTAAGTGAACGCCTGACTCTCAACATTGTTACCGCAGTATTAGGTGCTGAAGTAGATACCAGAACTTTAGTAATTGAAAATGCGATTGGTGTTGCGGAGCGGCAAGTTAATGTTTTGGCTAGTATTTTCACACCCACTGAAGCTCGTAAAATTAGCAAGGTAGACGCAGAATTAAGGGATTTAGAAGGTAAAGCCATACCTAACAAAATAATTGTCAAAGGGACACTTCATAAACAAATTTATTATGTTTCTTCTATGGATAATCAACTGCGGGAACTGTCCTTGGATGAACCTTTTACGGAGTTTATTCATTTGGACGGGGCTCAGGAAGGTGATGCCGTAAGTGTCTCTGGTCGTATCGAATATGTTAATGTGGAGGCTAAAGAAAAGACTCCCACCTGTAGATGGCGGCAGACGGCGGTTTTGGAAATTAGGGCTAGAGTTACTGCTTCGGAGGAAATTACCGTGGTAACCGCAGTAAGACCCCTTGAGGAACCGGCGATCTGTCCCCCTGGAGAAACTTTTGATTATGTAGTTCAAAGAGGGGATACACTCTTTACTATTGCCACACAACATGGGGTTACAGTGCAGCAAATTATGGCCGTTAATCCGGGAATTGCCGATCCTAATACACTTTCCGTGGGGCAAGTAATTAAAGTACCCTGTCCGGGTTTAGGTTAAAAAGAAACCAGTCACAATCAGGCTTTGACCTGAGGTGGCTGGTCTTTTTAATGATTAAAATGTTTTGAATTGGGTCAGACTAGAGGTAGAGAGAGGGTGGTGTTTGTGAAAAAAATCTTGCTCGGTTTTATTTTATTAGTAGGCTTGGGAGTGTTATTGCTGTGGCCAAGTACACCACCTGTGATTAGGCTGCATATTTTGGCACATAGTAATAGTGAAATTGATCAGGCCTTAAAATATCGGGTGCGGGATGAAATAATTTGTTTATTGCAAAAGGAATTAGGGGATTTGCAAGATTTAGGTGAGGCTAGGGAAACAGTGGTCAATCAGTTGCCAAATTTAATGACAAAAGCCCGTGAATGTGTTGCTCAAGAAGGTTTTAATTATTCGGTAGACGCTTTTTATGGTTGGTTTCATTTTCCGAAAAAAAGTTATGATTCTATTTTCTTGCCAGCAGGACGTTATGAGGCTTTAAGGTTGGTTTTGGGTGAAGGTCGGGGAGAAAATTGGTGGTGTATGCTTTTTCCACCTTTATGTTTTGTAAATGGAGAGCAGAGTTTATGTTTGGAAATAGAGGAAAAGGCAGGATTGGAAGAAATACAAATTAAACCTGCTTTGAAAATAGTGGAGGTTTTTAAGGATGTTTTAAATAAATAAGTGAGTTTTAAAGCCTATTTTGTGATATAATTCAAACTGGCTAGTGTTAATTACTAGCCAGTTTGAATTTTAGATGATGTACACTATGGTGCCTAAAGACACTAAAGGGAAAATAATTTCAATATCTCGATTATACATGCGAATACATCCTAGAGAAACGGCTTTACCGATACTAGACGGATTATTGGTGCCGTGAATCCCATAATGTGGTTTGCTGAGGCCCATCCATCTAGTACCAAAGACTTGCCGTCCATCCATAATTTTTTTGTTAATAATTTTCCAAGTGCCAATGGGTGATGGTGTACTGGGTTTACCAATGGCGATCGGATAAGAATTGTAAAGTTGTGCTCTGCGATAAAGGTAAAGCCGTCTTTTATGGAGAATAATTTTGATAGAGACTTTGCTAGTAAGCAAAAAAATCACCTCTTTTGAAATACCTGTTAATCTTAGTTTATTGCCCAATTTTAAAGATGTTGCTGGGAAATTTAATATTAAAGGAGTATTATATTAAATGGTTATTGATTATCGACAGATGCTTTTTCTAGCTTTAGGTGGTTTGGCTTTTTTCCTTTTCGGTGTTAAATATATGTCTAATGCTCTGCAAAACGTGGCTGGGGATAGATTGCGTACCTTTTTGGAACAAGGTACTAAAACACCTCAGCGTGGTGTGCTTTTAGGGGCTTTGGTGACAGCGATTATTCAAAGCAGTTCGGCGACCACGGTTTTAACAGTAGGACTTGTCAACTCTGGACTTTTAACCCTGCATCAGGCCATTGGTGTAATTATGGGGGCTAATATCGGAACTACGGTGACTGCTTATTTGATTGGTTTTAAATTGGAACAATATGCTTTGCCAGTTTTAATTTTGGGTGTTTTTCTGTTGTTCTTTTTCAAGAATAGGAAAGTAATTAATTTGGGGCAGGTGCTTTTTGGGTTGGGTATGCTTTTTTACGGCATGCAGACTATGGGCCAGGGTTTTGCACCTTTACGTGATGCCGATTTTTTCCATAATTTGATGATTAGTGTAGAAAATAGGGCGATTTGGGGTGTTTTGGTAGGTACTACTTTTACCGCGTTGGTGCAAAGTAGTAGTGCTACCATTGGTGTTTTGCAGGAATTAGCTTATCAAGGGGCATTAACCTATAATCAGGCAGTGCCCATTTTGCTGGGTGATAATATTGGAACTACCATTACTGCACTTTTAGCTTCTATTGGTACTACCGTAGCGGCTCGTCGTACCGCAATTTCTCATTTTTTGTTTAATTTTTTGGGTACCCTAATTTTTTTACCTTTATTTTTATTAGGTATCTTCCCGGTAATGGTTCGTTTATTTACTAATTATATTTGTTTTTTATTACCCGGCTTTGGTGGTACATGGGAAATAATAAATGTAAAAATGCAGTTGGCACAAACACATGGAGTTTTTAATGTTTTAAATACATTAATACAGTTGCCCTTTGTGTCTGTTTTGGCAGCTATAGTGACACGTATAATTCCCGGTGAAGGGGTTTTGGCCAAATTTGAACCTGAATATTTAGAGCCGCGTTTATTGACAAATCCTTCTGTGGCCTTGGGACAAGTAGGGCGTGAGGTTGAGCGGATGGGTGATTTAGCTACAGAAGCATTGAAGCATACATCAGCTTATTTTTTTACCGGGGTGAAAGCCGAAGCAGAAAAAACTTTGCAGTTTGAAGAAATAATTAATAATTTACAAAGGAAAATCACTAATTATATTGTACGAATCTCTAAAGAAAAATTATCTGATGAGGATAACCAACGTGCCTATATGTATCTACAGACCATTATTGATATTGAAAGAGTAGGAGATCATGCGGAAAACATTGTGGAGTTAACGGCTACTCGGATTGAAAAAAACATTGTTTTTTCACAAAATGCCATTGATGATATTCAGGGTATGTTTAACAAGACTATTTCTTTATATGCTCAGGCGGTAGAATGTTTGGAAAATCGGGATCCGTGGTTGGCCCGGGAAATTATTAAAGGGGATGACTTGATTGACCAGATGGAAAAGGAGCTGCGTCGAGCACATATTGATCGATTAAATGAAGGGGTTTGTAGTGGTGAGGCTGGTGCTATTTATTTAGATGTTTTAAGTAATTTGGAGCGGATTGGTGATCATGCGGTAAATATTGCTCAATATGTTCTTGGAAGGCGGTAAAGTGGGGATTTGTGGTATTATTTGGTTGTAGTGCCTAAAAGTACTTTGTGGATATTGTATTCATTTGAAAAAAATGTTGAAAAGACATGATTGCGGCGTTATAATAACATTGAAATAATATAAAAATTTTAATTTTGCTAAAAAAAGAAATAAAGCTTGTAATATAAGGTGGTTTGTTTTGATGAATGTGAATACTAATCAAACTAGAATTAAGCAATACAAGCAATTATTTATTCCGCCGTTGGTTCTCTTTGTTTTTTGGTTGATTTTAACAGGTAGTTTTACTGCAAGTAGTTTAATAATGGGCTTTTTGGCGGCTGTGATTATTTCCTGGTTGTGTGCACCTCTTCTTAATTTTCCGGCAGTGCATACACCGGGGAAAAGTTATGCCGCTTTTGATTTGCCTTATTTTAAACTATTTTTTTATTTACTCTGGCTGCTTTGGGAAATTTTTAAGGCAGATGTACGAGTAGCTTTAATTGTTTTAAATCCCAAATTGCCGATTGATCCGTGTGTGGTTACTTTTAAAAAACGGGCAGATAACCCCATTGCACTTGCTTTATTAGCTAATTCAATAACCATAACCCCGGGAACGGTTACTGTAGATATTAAAGATGATCTTTTTACGGTTCATGCTTTAACCAAAGATATGGCTTTATCTTTGGCACCAGAGGAAGGTGTGGGAGAAATGCCTCAACGTGTGGGGAATCTTTTTAAAGAATAAAATGAGGTGAGAGTGAATGAGCCCAGAACAGATCTTTCGAATTTTTTTGGGTATTGAATTTCTTGTGGTTTTTCTAATGCTCTATCGAGTTTTAAAAGGACCTACAGTTTTTGATCGTTTAAATGGTTTGGCGGTTTTAGGTACTAATACTATTGTCATTTTGTTATTATATGGTTTTTTGGAAAAACGCGTGAATATGTTTGTCGATATAGCCATTTCCTATGGTATTTTAGGGTTTGTAACTTTGGTTGTTCTGGCAAAATATTTTGAAGGAAAGGAAGATATTGAGTCATGAATAAAATAGCCCTATTATTAATGTGTGGCGGTCTTTTTTTTCTAATTTCGGCTGCTGTGGGTGTCTTGCGTCTTCCCGATTTTTATACGCGTTTACATGCTACTGGTCAAGGTGATACTTTGGGTATAGCCCTATTTGTGTTAGGACTTGCGGTTTATCATGGTTTTAATTATGTTAGTTTAAAGTTATTGTTAATTGCGGTTGCTTTTTTTGTTGCCGGTCCGATTGGGGGACATGTTTTAACTAGGGCTGCTTATCATGCTGGTTTAAAACCCTGGACAAAAAAGGAGGAATAAATAATGCCGGGAGCCTTTTTTCTTACTATTTTAGTCTTATTAATGATTATAACTGGGGTGGCAGCTCTTTTTGCACGCGATTTATTAGTTTCTATTATTTTATTTAGTGCTTTTAGTTATTTTGCAGCCTTGACTTATTTGACTACTGGTGCACCTGATGTAGCTTTTACAGAAGCAGTGGTGGGTGTTGTTTCTACAACCTTTTTTATTGTAGCTCTTAAACAATTAAGAAGGGGGAGTTCGCGATGAAATTTATGCGTGTATTCGCCTTTGTGATTGTTTTATCTATGCTGGGTTTTTTGTTTTTGAATGTCAGTGGTTTACCCACACTTTATGATCCACAGGCCCCGGCTTCTCTACATGTTTCTGATCGTTATATTGAAAAAGCTTTAGAGGAAACCGGCACTTTAAATTATGTGGCAGCTGTGTTGGCTGATTATCGGGGTTTTGATACTTTAGGGGAAACAACGGTAATTTTTACGGCCGGGTTGGCGGCAGTGACACTTTTGCGTTCGGCTCAAAAAAGGCAAAAAGGTTTTTTGCCTTTGACAGAAACGAGTATGGATGAGCAATTTGGTACCGTGGCTTTAGATCTTGGGGCACGTTATTTGCTATTTTTGATCGCTCTTTTTGGATTTTATGTTTTTATTGGAGGTGCGGAAGGTAATCCGGGAGGCGGCTTCCAGGGAGGTGCGGTTTTAGCTATTTCCGTTGTAATCAGTCGTATTATTTATGGTGAAAAAGCGTCTTTTAATATTATGGG
Proteins encoded:
- a CDS encoding DUF4040 domain-containing protein yields the protein MPGAFFLTILVLLMIITGVAALFARDLLVSIILFSAFSYFAALTYLTTGAPDVAFTEAVVGVVSTTFFIVALKQLRRGSSR
- a CDS encoding monovalent cation/H(+) antiporter subunit G, producing the protein MNKIALLLMCGGLFFLISAAVGVLRLPDFYTRLHATGQGDTLGIALFVLGLAVYHGFNYVSLKLLLIAVAFFVAGPIGGHVLTRAAYHAGLKPWTKKEE